DNA sequence from the Chthoniobacterales bacterium genome:
AAATAGACATATTGCCCGCCCGCCTTCGGCATCATCGCGGCCAATTCGCCGTACGAAAGAGCGGCCATCAAGGTCAGCACGCCCGTGACCAGCCAGACCACCAGCAACCAGCCCGGGGAGCCGACCTGTTTGGCGATGATGGCGGAGACAATGAAAATGCCGGAGCCGATCATCGACCCTGCTACCAGCATGGTGGAATCGAAGAGGCCGAATCCTTTTACGAACTGGCCGTTCTCAGCTGCAGGTGGTTGTGACATGCGCTTGTAAATTCCAGCCCATCGGACCCAGTTAACAACCAGTCAGGCCACCAGCACTCGAATTCACCCCATCGAACTAGAGACTCTCGCGGAGTGAAGCAAGCGTTTTCACCCGGAGACCCGCATGCTAATTTCCCGGCCGTGACCGATTGGCTCTTGCCCGCTGCGTATGGTGCCCATTCCCGTTAGCGCTTTGGCGGTCACGGCAGCGCCAGCCCTGCTGCATATTCCGGTCGATTTCATTCTCTTCGGCGTGGTCCTGCTCGGCATCGCGCTTTTCCATCATCACACCCTCCGGGTCGCCTTGATCGGGCTGGCGACAATTGCCCTCTACAAGATCGCGTTTACTGGGTTCAAAACCGGTCCCGGCGTGACCGGGTTCCTGGTTCACGTCGAGCATGAGTGGGTCATCCTGGCGAACCTGCTTTGTTTGCTCATGGGATTCGAATTGTTGTCCCGCCATTTCGAGAAAAGCCATCTTCCGGTCATCCTGCCGAAGTATCTGCCGCACGATTGGAAGGGGGGATTTCTCCTCCTCGTGATCGTCTGGATTCTTTCCAGTTTTCTCGACAATATCGCCGGGGCGCTGATCGGCGGCGCGATGGCGCATCAACTTTTCCGCGCCAAAGTCCACATCGGTTATCTGGCGGCCATTGTCGCGGCCTCCAATGCGGGTGGGGCCTGGAGCGTCGTCGGCGACACGACTACCACGATGATGTGGATCGCCGGAGTCTCGCCCACGGTGGTGTTCGAGGCCATTATCGCTTCCACGGTCGCGCTCCTCGTCTTCGGCATTCCGGCCGCGATCCAGCAGCAGAAATATTCTCCCATCCTGGAACGAAGCCACCAGCACACCACCGTGGATATGACGCGGATCGGGATCGTCGGGCTGATTCTTGTCCTCGCCATCGCCACCAACGTGTTCGTGAACATAAAATTCCCGGACGTGGCGCCTCGCTTCCCCTTCATCGGCGCCGCTGTCTGGCTGGCGATCCTGGTTTCGGCCGGCCTGCGGCGGCCCGACTGGGAAGTGCTGCCGGAAGCATTAAAGGGATCCTTGTTCCTCCTCTCCCTGGTTGTTTGCGCGTCCATGATGCCCGTCGAGAAATTGCCCATAGCTTCGTGGCAATCGGCTCTCGGTCTTGGGTTCTTGTCCGCGGTCTTCGATAACATTCCGCTGACCGCCCTGGCGTTGAAACAAGGCGGGTACGACTGGGGCTTCCTGGCTTACGCAGTTGGGTTCGGCGGTTCGATGGTTTGGTTTGGATCGTCGGCGGGGGTGGCGATCACGAACATGTTCCCGGAGGGGAGGTCGGTCGGCCAATGGCTCCGCCACGGCTGGTGGGTGGCCGTCGCTTATGTCGTCGGTTTTTTTGTCATGCTCGCGGTCTGGAGCTGGCATCCGGACGCGCCACCGCGGCCGAGGACCGAGACCGTCCAGCCGGCTCACTAATTTCCGGCCGGCATTTTCGCGGCGGCGGCAACGTGCTATTCTCCCGCCCGTGTTCATCCAGCCGCCTTCCTCACCGTTGCGAAAAATCGTAGCCGCGCTTCTGGCCGCCGCGTTTTTCGCCCTCCCGGCGATGGCGGCTCCCGCCCGGCGGGGTCCCTCGAACTCGGGAGCTTTGCTCTACGAAGCGCTGCCCCTGATTCGCTCGACCCAAAATCATTTGCTGGTCCGCGCCGAAATTAATGGCAAGCCGGCCCTTCTCGGGGTGGACTCTGGCGCGCCGGTCAGCGCCATTTCCATCAAACGTCGCGCCTATTTCGGAATGGCCCCGATCTCCGGCAAGTCGGCCATCCCATCGCGCTTGAGCATCAACGGCGCGTTCAACACCGTGGCGATCGCCCGCAATCTTCGGCTCGGCTCGCTCAATCTCGTGGACGAGCCAATGGTGCTGGTGGACCTCGGCGGCCTGCGCCGCTCGACCAAAGGCGACGAGATCGATGGAATCCTCGGCGCGGACGTTTTGTTCCCCACCAAGGCGCTCCTGGATTGCCAGCGGCAGATCCTCGTTCTCAAGATAAATCCGAGCGTGCCGGGGCGCGTGCCCGGATTCGACTTCAGCGGATTTCGCGGCATCCCGATCCACGTCAGCGACGGCTATAATCTTTACGTCGACGGCAGCGTGAATGGGATTAAGGCGAAATTGATGGTGGACACGGGCGCGTTCGCCACCCTCCTGCATTCACGCTTTGTCCGGCGGATGCGAATTCCGTTGCGCGACACGCCGTTCAGTTCCTCCGGGGTAAATCTGAAACAGCGCGGCGTCCAGATCGCGACCATCTCGCGTTTTTCCATCGGCTCGATGGATATGCGGAGCAACGATGTCGGCGTCATTAATCTCGAAGGATTAATCCACGGCGGTTTGCTGAACGCTTCGCCGCCAGTCGCCGGTCTGCTGGGCTCAGAAATCCTGCGCCGTTATCACGGCATCATCGATTTCGGAACGAAGACGCTGTACCTCAGGCGGTGATTTGTAGCGCCAAAGGCGCGTCTCAGATTAGCCTGGGGCAGCGCCCCAGGAAACCAGTCCGTTTGAGGCCCAAGCGCTGAAAGCGCGCCTCAACCACCGGTTCCGATCGTCGTTCCCCAAGATTGAATCGCGCCTTCAGCGCTCGGCGGACACACGAACAGATCCTGGGGCGTTGCCCCAGGCTATGGAATGAGACTGCGCCTTTGGCGCCCCCCCGCCGCTACTCGATATCCAGCTCCCGCACCTTCTTCTGGGTGCGGATGATCTCGACCTGGTTCCGGAGTTTGTCGGCGAACCCAACGCTTTGGGGGAGGCCGTCGATCAAAATAACCGGCGACGACAGATCGGAAGTGTTCACCTTGATGTTTTCCAACCCGACCATTCTGTAGATGAACGGTTGGGACGTTTCGATGTCTTTGACCCGATACAGCTCCAGCGTTTCAGTGACCTTGCTGAAAATTCCCTGGCTCATTTTCACACGCTCGCTCGTCAACTCGTACACCTGGTTCTTGGTTTCGAGATACCGCCGCAGCCCGATAAAGATCGGCACGATGAGCCAGCAGAAAAGGAAGCAGAGAATGAAACAACCGAGATTTTTCAGTTGCGAGGCCGTCCCGCGCCAGATCGTTTCTTCCGCCATGGGTTCAGTTCTATCAAATTGGCGGCCAGACACAAGCATTGCGCACGAATGATCACGAAGGCATTCGTCCTCGGCGCCGGGCTCGGAATGCGGTTGCGACCGCTCACCGAAGATCTGCCCAAGCCGCTGACCCCAATTTATCAAAAGCCGCTGATCACCTTCGTGCTCGATCACCTGATCTCGATCGGGGTGCGATCGTTCGTGATTAACACGCACCACCGGCCTGAGCCGTTCGGGGAATTGTTCGCGGAAAGCGCTTACCGCGGCCATCCCGTCGAGCTGGTCCACGAGCCGGAAATTCTCGGGACGGGCGGCGGCATCAAAAACGTGGAGCGTTTGTTCCGCGACGAACTCTTTATTTCCTACAGCGGCGACCTGCTCACCGACATCGAGCTTCAGCCATTGCTCGACGAGCATTTCCGGGCCGGAAACGACGTCACGCTGGCCTTGCGCGAGACGCATCTCGGGAAAGACGTCGCGTTGGAGGGAAACCGCGTTGTCGACATCACCAATCGATATGGCCGGGAGGGCCGCTACGATTTTGCCGGTATTTGTGTCTGGACGCGTGCGGTTTTCGAGCGGATCCCGCCGGCCCAGCATGTTTCCTATGTTTCGACTCTGATAGAATGGATCGGCCAGGGCGGAAAGATCGGCGGGGTGGTCGCGAACGAAGGCGGTTGGTTCAACATCGGCGACCGCCGGGAGTACCTGGATGTGCACCGGACTATCGCGAATGAGAATTGGCGGCCGGCCTATGTCCGGGAAGCAGATTGGCCGGCGCGCATTGCGGCAACGGCCAAAATCGATCCAAGCGCGCGGCTTTCAGGGTTTTATTCCATAGGGGCCGATTGTGTCATTGCCGAGGGGGCCACCATCGAGAACACAATTCTCTGGCCGGGCGCACAAATCGCTTCCCAATCGCAGCTTCAGGGTTGTATTGTCCGCGCCCGCAAACAGGCCCAGGGAACACTCCGTGACACCGACATCTAAAACCAGCGATCTCCTTCTTCGGCAGACGAGGATTCATTTTCCGCGTCTGGAAGAGGCGAAGGTCAGGATCACGCCCATCGAGAAAGGGGGCTCGGACCGGAAGTTTTATCGCGTTCGCTGTTCGCCGGAGCAGACGATCATTCTCGTTAAATACAATCTCGAGCGTGAAGAGAACCGCCATTACGTGCAGATCGCGGAGTTCCTGGCCGAACATCAAATTCGAGCGCCCAAGATTTATTTTCACGATCCCTCGGAGGGCCTGATTTGGATCGAAGATTTGGGCAAAACGGACCTCTGGAGTTATCGCAACGAAAGCTGGCTCGTTCGTCGCGCTTTCTATGAATCGGCGCTCGACGAGATCGTGAAACTGCACAGCCTGCCGGAGACGGCGATGCAGGCCATTCACCGGAATCTTCCCGCCGGGTTTGACGCCGCGCTCTATCGCTGGGAGCAGAATTACTTTTTCGAGAATTGTCTCGGCCGTTTTTTCGGCGTGGAGAAACGGCAACTCTCAACGCTGGTTACGCTGCCCGCTCTCGCCGAGATCGCGGAGAGTCTGGCACAACGTCCGCGCCTCCTGGTGCATCGCGATTTCCAATCGCAGAACATCATCGTCCGCAATGGCCAGGCGCACCTGATTGATTTCCAGGGAATGCGGCCCGGGTTGGCCGAATACGACCTGGCTTCGCTGCTCTTCGATCCTTACGTCACTTTTTCGCGGGAGGAATGCGAGGAATTGCTGGCGGATTATGAATCGAAGCGCGCCGCCGCCGGCACTCCAGTCGCCGCCGATTCGCGCGCAGTCTTGAGATTGTGCGGGATTCAGCGGCTTATGCAGGCGCTGGGTGCCTATGG
Encoded proteins:
- a CDS encoding pepsin/retropepsin-like aspartic protease family protein, encoding MRKIVAALLAAAFFALPAMAAPARRGPSNSGALLYEALPLIRSTQNHLLVRAEINGKPALLGVDSGAPVSAISIKRRAYFGMAPISGKSAIPSRLSINGAFNTVAIARNLRLGSLNLVDEPMVLVDLGGLRRSTKGDEIDGILGADVLFPTKALLDCQRQILVLKINPSVPGRVPGFDFSGFRGIPIHVSDGYNLYVDGSVNGIKAKLMVDTGAFATLLHSRFVRRMRIPLRDTPFSSSGVNLKQRGVQIATISRFSIGSMDMRSNDVGVINLEGLIHGGLLNASPPVAGLLGSEILRRYHGIIDFGTKTLYLRR
- a CDS encoding PH domain-containing protein, with translation MAEETIWRGTASQLKNLGCFILCFLFCWLIVPIFIGLRRYLETKNQVYELTSERVKMSQGIFSKVTETLELYRVKDIETSQPFIYRMVGLENIKVNTSDLSSPVILIDGLPQSVGFADKLRNQVEIIRTQKKVRELDIE
- a CDS encoding NDP-sugar synthase, whose amino-acid sequence is MITKAFVLGAGLGMRLRPLTEDLPKPLTPIYQKPLITFVLDHLISIGVRSFVINTHHRPEPFGELFAESAYRGHPVELVHEPEILGTGGGIKNVERLFRDELFISYSGDLLTDIELQPLLDEHFRAGNDVTLALRETHLGKDVALEGNRVVDITNRYGREGRYDFAGICVWTRAVFERIPPAQHVSYVSTLIEWIGQGGKIGGVVANEGGWFNIGDRREYLDVHRTIANENWRPAYVREADWPARIAATAKIDPSARLSGFYSIGADCVIAEGATIENTILWPGAQIASQSQLQGCIVRARKQAQGTLRDTDI
- a CDS encoding phosphotransferase → MTPTSKTSDLLLRQTRIHFPRLEEAKVRITPIEKGGSDRKFYRVRCSPEQTIILVKYNLEREENRHYVQIAEFLAEHQIRAPKIYFHDPSEGLIWIEDLGKTDLWSYRNESWLVRRAFYESALDEIVKLHSLPETAMQAIHRNLPAGFDAALYRWEQNYFFENCLGRFFGVEKRQLSTLVTLPALAEIAESLAQRPRLLVHRDFQSQNIIVRNGQAHLIDFQGMRPGLAEYDLASLLFDPYVTFSREECEELLADYESKRAAAGTPVAADSRAVLRLCGIQRLMQALGAYGFLGLVKGNKAFLDHIPAAMASLRSLVDEIPDLEKLGTLLNRLE